A single window of Carassius gibelio isolate Cgi1373 ecotype wild population from Czech Republic chromosome A19, carGib1.2-hapl.c, whole genome shotgun sequence DNA harbors:
- the LOC127935150 gene encoding H-2 class I histocompatibility antigen, D-K alpha chain isoform X1, translating into MKLTLLQTAQSLHVNLLRLFTCLQAPRDQSKLILTCLATGFDPKHIDMKITLNQIELQPFSSTGVRPNDDQTFQLRTSVEINRDEKQSYECHVLHNGQTLETKWDLESRHHYWTAVAVGNCVFAVLVIMSITYKTRRLNGQMNCNGSTRSENIQHQQIP; encoded by the exons ATGAAGTTAACACTCTTGCAAACTGCACAATCTCTACATGTGAAC CTTCTCCGGCTCTTCACATGTTTACAAGCTCCTCGTGACCAAAGCAAGCTGATTCTGACCTGTCTGGCCACTGGCTTCGACCCCAAACACATAGACATGAAGATCACACTGAACCAGATTGAACTCCAACCCTTCAGCTCTACAGGAGTCCGACCCAACGATGATCAGACCTTCCAGCTGAGAACCAGCGTGGAGATAAACAGAGACGAGAAACAGAGTTATGAGTGTCACGTCCTTCATAACGGTCAGACACTTGAAACAAAATGGG ATCTGGAATCTAGACATCATTACTGGACAGCAGTAGCTGTAGGGAATTGTGTGTTTGCAGTTCTAGTCATCATGTCTATAACCTACAAAACCAGACGTTTAAATG GGCAGATGAACTGTAATGGTTCAACCAGAAGTGAGAACATCCAGCATCAACAGATCCCCTGA
- the LOC127935150 gene encoding H-2 class I histocompatibility antigen, D-K alpha chain isoform X2 encodes MFRSALLRLFTCLQAPRDQSKLILTCLATGFDPKHIDMKITLNQIELQPFSSTGVRPNDDQTFQLRTSVEINRDEKQSYECHVLHNGQTLETKWDLESRHHYWTAVAVGNCVFAVLVIMSITYKTRRLNGQMNCNGSTRSENIQHQQIP; translated from the exons ATGTTTCGATCAGCA CTTCTCCGGCTCTTCACATGTTTACAAGCTCCTCGTGACCAAAGCAAGCTGATTCTGACCTGTCTGGCCACTGGCTTCGACCCCAAACACATAGACATGAAGATCACACTGAACCAGATTGAACTCCAACCCTTCAGCTCTACAGGAGTCCGACCCAACGATGATCAGACCTTCCAGCTGAGAACCAGCGTGGAGATAAACAGAGACGAGAAACAGAGTTATGAGTGTCACGTCCTTCATAACGGTCAGACACTTGAAACAAAATGGG ATCTGGAATCTAGACATCATTACTGGACAGCAGTAGCTGTAGGGAATTGTGTGTTTGCAGTTCTAGTCATCATGTCTATAACCTACAAAACCAGACGTTTAAATG GGCAGATGAACTGTAATGGTTCAACCAGAAGTGAGAACATCCAGCATCAACAGATCCCCTGA